In the Cylindrospermopsis raciborskii Cr2010 genome, AGCTTAAATTATAAGGGAATTCAGAACGGGAAATAGATGGGGAAGAACTTACTTGCTGTTCTAGAATGCCCGTATGAGGATTAAAAGAGATAGATGAGGCAACATTTGGTATAGGTTCCAGTCGTGATGCTGGTAATACTTGACTTTGAGGGTCAAAATTAAAAACCGTTGCAGCATCACCCACAATAACTGTTCCCTCATCCTGACCACCACCTTCAAGAATCACCACAGTTATCGTGTAACCACCAATGACTATGGTATCACCAGTGTTTAAAACCTGACCTTGTTTTACCAGTAATTTGCCATTAACCTTAGTACCATTACTACTTTGGTCTTCTAAATAAACCCGATTATTATTCAATCTGATTTGAGCGTGAAATCGAGAGATTTGGCGGTTATTATCTAATAGCACTATTGGACTAACCGGTTCATTGTTCAAATTGGGAGGTAAAGCAGATAAATCTCTACCAATAGCGATCGGCAAGTTAAAAACCTGCTCTACCTGTTCTTGAGTAATTTTATTTTCAGAAACCAGTTTTATTTGCATAGGTTTAATGATTTGTACTTGTTTTCCCTGATATGACCATAAACGAAAACTAGTTTACCATACCAGTATCCGCAATAAAATTGCAGCCACTCCCTATCATCATCCAAAGTGACTTTGTTGGGGTGGGATTACTTCGCGATCGCATTTTTACTCTAATTTAGCCAACATGGTAAAATATGAGGAGAATAAAATCCAGAAAGGAAATTTAACCATGTTTCAGAAATCAACCTCATTTTGGCCTGGCCTATACTTACTCAGCCTTGCTATTCCTGTTACTCTGACTATTCCCAGTACCCTAAATGTTTCTGCTTCTACTGGTATGTTAACTTCACAGAGCCAGACTAGTTCCTATACGGCTAATGCCTATATCGCAGGAAATGTTGGCGGAGCCTTAGCCAAGGAATTACAAGGTAAACCAGTGGTAGTTGACATTTATGCCAGTTGGTGCCCTAAGTGTAAAAACATTGCCCCTACCCTCTCTCAATTAAAAAAACAATATCAAGGAAAAGCACATTTTATTGTCCTTGATGTAACCAATAAAACCAAGGTGAGTGAATCAGAAGTTAAAGCCAAAAAATTAGGTTTGGGTGAATTCTTAGCCAAAAATAAATCACAAACAGGTAGTGTTACTATTATTTCCCCTGGCAATGGTAAGATTCTAGCTGAGTATCGCAATAACACCAATTTAAGTGATTACACCTCCGTATTAAACTCTGCAATTTCCCAGAGATAAGGGTAAGGATTAGGGATTTGACGGATAAAGCAACTAAACAATTTGAGGACATTATTATGAGCGAAATAGAAAAAGTACCAAGGGGGAAAAAGCCTATATATATCCTTAAAAAATCCCGGAAGATGCTGTTATATATAGCATTAGGACTAGTAGCTTTAATTCTTGTTATTACCCTAGGTTCAGTCATTAGTGAACCCTTAGAAAGAATAATTTCCGTTGCAGAGAACCTTTATCAAAAGTGGTTTGAAAAACAGAACACAGCCAACCCCTTTGTTTTACTACCTCTGGCATTTATTGGTGGATTATTAGCCAGCATTTCTCCCTGTATTCTTGCCCTACTTCCGGTTAATCTAAGTTATATTGGTACCCTAAAAATAAAATCCCGTTGGGATGCTTTTAGTCAGGCCGGTTTATTTGTGCTAGGTAGTGTTACCATTTTAAGTCTATTTGGTTTGGTTTCATCCTTTGCTGGAATGGTAATCATAGAATACCGAGGTTATATCAACATAGTAGTTGGCTTAATTATGGCAGTGATGGGACTATGGTTAATAGGAGTAATTAAAATTTACCTCCCCCAGATAGACTTAAAACTTCCTAATACAGGTCCATACAGTGTAGGTCTAACCTTTGCTCTGGTTAGTTCTCCCTGTGCTAGTCCGGTGTTATTTGCAGTGTTAGCAGCAGCTGCTGCTACTGGTTCTCAAGTTTTAGGTACACTTACCATGGTCAGCTATGCTTTAGGATATACAATTTTGATTTTTCTAGCCAGTCTATTTACAGGGTTAGTTAAACAAAGTAGGAACTTGTTACAACACTCAGAAACTATTATTCAACTAGGCAGTGTAGCTTTAATGCTTACAGGCATTTATTATTTGTACACAGGTACAGTATGGTTTTTTGGTGGTTAAAGTTCAGAGCAATCAATAAAGTTTTGCCAAAAACTTGGAACATTTTTTCCGTGTCTCTTCGTCTTGATTCCTTGATTAGTATCAACAAAGACCACCTATAATTCGCGGAAAAAAAAATGAAAAAGAACTTATTTCCCACACTATCTGGCATAACTCTATTAGCTCTCCTCGGATCATTGCCAATGATTGCAAGCGCCCAAACAGCTGATCGCTCAGCCCCAGTTCCCACTCTACAACTAAATATCACAACAGGTGGTGATGACTTGCGGGAAGGTAGCGTGGCCTATGCTGAAATTCGTCTTCGAGACGGTAGAACCTTACCAAAAACCAATTTAAATGGTGGTAGAGGTTTGGGTGGTAACTCCAGAAACTCCTTTTCCGTATCTTTACCCACTGGGATACAACTGGGCGATCTAGATGGATCCCTTCTTACTATTAGTCACGACGGCGCACCCCGCCGCTTTCCTGATGGATATGACAACTGGAATGTGGATGCTATGAGTGTAACAACTGCACGAGTTTGCTCCGGTGGGTTGTCTGTATCTAGCGCTACGGGTAGTCCTTGGGTTCGTTTTACCGGCGGCAAAACCTTTGAAGCCGTACCCTTTCGTGCCCCAGATACATCCCGTGAAGCCAGTCCTTCATCTCTAGGATTAAAGATAGTAACAGGTGGTGATGACCTACGAGAGGGTAGTGTGGCCTATGCTGAAATTCGTCTTCGAGACGGTAGAACATTACCTAGGGTGAACTTGACTGGTGGTAGGGGACTGACGGGTAACTCAGTTCGCAATTTTTCTGTATCTCTACCTGCAGGTACACGACTGGGCGATCTTGCAACCTTCACCTTGTCCCATGATGGTGCGCCGCGTCGTCCCTTCGATGGCTATGATAATTGGAATGTGGATAGTTTGAATGTGACCACACCTGAAGTTTGCTCTAGCGTATCACTTGCTAACCTCTCTGGCCGTCCTTGGGTTCGTTTTACCGGTGGCAAAACCTTTGAAACGGTAACACTACGTGTGCGATAATTATTAATTATGTGATACGTTGAGTATTCGAGAGCGGTAGGCTTCAAAATCACCGATTTTAATTGAACGCCAATAAGCCGATCGCTTTTCCTGGGTTGAGTGGGAATTACTTTAGTACCACCTATTCTCCATAAATCTCTTCGAATACAGATGTTAGCCCCGCATTTAAATCTTGCAGTGCTGCATCGATACTTTCATAAGTTTCTTTTCCTTCCCAAAGTGTTCCACCACAATCTAGTGCACGGATAAAAGAATTTAAGGGACCATTGTCATCGTAGCCAATTTCAATCAAACCTTCATGTTCATCAACCCATCGAGCAATATTCGGATAGGTTTTTTCGAATGAAACTTTCATATTTTCCCAAGTTCGCTAAAATACTAACTATATCTTACCAAAAGTGTTGCAAGAATGCACCCTCAAATCGGGGACCTCCATTATCATAAAATTACCTCCTGCTTAATTATCACCTAGTACAATCAGATCACGTAGATAATAAAACTGATCAGTCCTCCAATCCGTACCTCTTTTTTTACCCAAATATCCTGTCAGAGGTGATGATAGTTCTATCAATATTTCGTGCATCTCTTCAAGTTTTAATGGGACTGATGAGGGTGTGCCAAAATAAACGCCATGTAAATTACCTACCATTGCAAATTCTAGTCCTGAATTGCGCAAATATTCCTTGACTAATCTCACCAGATGGGATCGTATCTTGATTTGCTTCTCTACTTTTTCTATATATTCGTCAATCCCATCATCTATTTGACCAGGTTCTAAATATTCCTTTAATTCTAGAAGATTTACTGCTCCTGGATATGTGGCTTTTAGTTGCACTAATTTTTGTAATGTCATGGCTTTGATAATACTAGTTTTGGAAATTTTGGCAGATCTGATCAACGATTGTTGCAGCTGTTTGGTAGGACCACCCGGTCCAATAATTAAACGCACTGCTTGCAAATAATTTTCTTGCAAGTGTCTTTTAGCAATTCTATCTAATTCTTCTACTGCACGGTCTGGAATACTTTTACCAGATTTACATTCACAAACTAGAGGAAACGGGTCAGAACAATATAAATCTAACCCTCCTACACCCCCTTTATAGCTATTTTCTACTCTAAATCCCAAAAATTCTAAACCTCGTCGACAAATATTCTCAAAGTCTGTACCTGCTTGATAGTTACTTTTCCTCTCTTCTAGTTCTATACTTCTATCCCCTAAAAAGGAAATGGTTTTTATCCAATCTAAATCAGAATTTACAGTCCCTTTCTGTTTAACATTACTCCATCCTAGAAATTCTCTAATTTCCTGTTGTAATTGCTGGTAAACAGGAAATTCTGGGCTACTTTTCATCAGGGATGATAACAGACTATCTAGTTTTTCTATTTGAGGGTGTAAAGGAGGTTGGCGATTTTCTAGTCTTTTCTGACGTTGAAGAAACACATAATCATCTAATACAGGTTGATTTTCTGACGTATATATATCATCTAAAGGTATGAATTTTCCCAGCTTTTGCTCAATGTTGGGGAATGTTTTAACTTTGACAAATGTATCTAAATAGTAAACCCGTAAATGAGCTAGAAAAAAATGCGGACGTTTTTCTAGTATTTGCCGAAAAAAATCTGGTTCCCGCATGGTTAACTGAGCTAGAATGTCTAAAGGACCGGTTTTATCAATAATTTGACAACCTTGACATCTAGCCCAACATTTTATTAAAACTTCTTGAGAATTCAGATCAGCTGGAAACAAGGCAAAAGCCTGTCCACTACCCATTAGTAACTTCTGTGGTATAACACTAATAATTCGTCCTTGTATTAGGTGTTCAATATCAATATCTGGTAAGCAGAGGGCATTATAAATTAAGACAGATTTACTCATAATTCATTAATACTAGGCAATTTTAACCGAAAAGATCAGCTAAGTCATCTTCTTTTTCTGCTTCATTTATATCAGAATTAGAGAACAATTCCTCTATAATGTCTTCATCACTGACCTGAATCATGGTTCCAGATGGATCACTGAGAATTTCTCTCAATAAGAGATTATCAAAGGTAATTTTGTTTTGGCGAATAATATCAAAAATCTCCTGTTCAGTTAGTTGGTAATTTTCTCGCTTTTGATAAATATGCAATATTGCTATGAGTGGTCGAATTTGATTGTCGATTAGATCTACATTTTCTCCTCCTTTTTCTGATATCAATTCATTGAGTAACTTATAGCTCTCTGATTTTTTCTTCATTTGTTCTATCTTAGCATAAGAACGAACCAAACAGCCACGAGTCAAATCAAATGTTTCATAATCATTTAAGCGCTTCAAGCAAGCATTTAATGTGAAAAGAGTATCCTGAACAACTGCTAAACCAATTTTTACCAGTCTTCCATTCTCATGTCCAACAATTTTGAACCTGATAAAATTCTTATTTTTACTCTTTGGTTGCACATCATCAATAATTTCTTCTATCATTACTTGTTCTAGCACCTGTCCTTTTAAAGTGGTAAATCCAAAATACAGAGCTTCTGCAATCAGGTCGCTATCCTCTGAATAATCTTTAATATCAGTAGCCATTTCCCTAGTAAATCCCAGTTCAAATCTGGAAGCAGGATCTTGAGGAAGCTGTTCTTCTTGTACACGAAAATTGTTGGCGCACCATTGTAAGGCCTCTCTAACAGTTGGTTTATTTTTACCATATTCTTTAAGTTGGCTTTCTGAAAATGGATAAAGTATATGGGGAGGAATTAAATTTTTTGAAGTATAATATTCATTGAGCCATATAGCGACTATATCTAATATGGAGTTTGTGTTGAGAGGTTCTAAATCTATGGGTTTTCGTTGGGTAAACTTAGAAATTCGGTGAGGTGTACCATCGAGGAGAGAATTGACCTGCTCTTTCCATACTGCTGGTAACATTACCGTAATAATAACTACTCCTTTGCCCAAGTCTGAGTTTTCTAGGGTGTCATGAAGAATTTTTACAAAAGTGGCGATCACGGTTCCTGTAGGATACCCATCTTCTGTTGAGTTATTTTTGACATCCATTTCATCAAAACAAATGACAACTGAGTTATAATAACTAACCAAATTGAGAACTTGTTGGATATTTTTCAGAGCTTCTGCTTCTCTCTCCTGATTAGTTCTACTAGGATTAGGTAGTCCCAACTCATGAGCATTTGCTTCAGATAACTCTTCACCAGATAGCCATCTAATAGCAAAGGGAGCTTGAGTTTCTGACAGTGTCCACAGGATGGCACGAATAATATAGGGATCTGCATCGGGTCTATTTTTCATTACCATTCTTTGGAGAACATTCATCAAGTCTTGATTAGTTCCTTGCTTCTTCTTATAGGTTTTATCAAAGTTTTTTATTAATTCTGCAGCAGGTTTAGTATTCTCTCTATTTTCACTAGCCATAGCTGTAGCAACTTCTTGCCATTGCATTACTCCTTGACTACCAGTTTTGCTCAAACTATCTGCTAGGGTTTGTTGAAATTGATACTTTACTAAATTTAAATCAGTATAATTATTAGCACTTGCATAAATAAACAAAGCACCTCCCTCTTTTTCTAATTGATGACGAATTCGACTCAAAAGATGAGTTTTACCAACTCCTTGCTGTGCGGTAATGGCAATAGAAGTTATTTTATCTTGACTATGTTTTGTCTGACGAACAAACTCAATGGCTTCAAATATCTTTTTAGAAGCATGCTGGTTTAATGTTGTCACATCAGGAAATCCTTTACCCCAAATATTCTGTTCTTTAACAATGCCCGCATTGATAAAAGGATTGTGACTATTAATAGCAGCATTGACGGATTCTATGGGCGAACTCGGTGTGTTTGTCATTGTTGTTGTTATGTTTAAGGAATAGGAAACTTCAAAAAGAAAAATGAAGTTCTTGTATTGAGTTAAATTGAGTTGGAAGCATTTTAAACTAACCGTTTAGCGTAAGACCGCAGTTGAGTTCCGGGAATAAGAATACTGTCTTCCTGTTTATCAGCGGTGAAATCTGGTATTTCCCCGGAAATGAGCTGTAAAATATCATCAGCTTGCATTTCTACTAACCACTGATTGAACTTTCCCCTCTCCACTCTTTCTCCTATTTCTCTTCTCAGTCTATAAATTGGAACTAAGTTGTCAAAATTGTATTGATTATCCAAAAGACTATAAACTTCTAATAATACGGATTTAAATTCCTCATAGGAAGCAATAACCTTACTATTAGTAGATTCACTAGCTTTTATTTCCGGTGTTGATGGTGTTGAGTGGGATTGACGTAGTAAAAGCAATAAAGCATTAGCAACCCAAGCACCAACGTTCTTATCAAATTTAAATTCCTTATTAGAGAGTCCATTGTGTAAAGTATTAATACCCACAGGTATGGTGATTGTATAACTAACCGTCGCACCTTTCTTTGTGATGGTAATAGCACCATCTGCTTCTAAATGTTCTATTATTTGCTGATAGTCAATCATTCTTTGACCTTTAGAGACTATGCGCTTGCCTAACTGACCTTTGGTTACCTTCTGCTCCCCTGCTCCTAAATCCCATAATGCCAGTAGCAGTCTGGTCTGAGCATAGTTTCCTTGTAATCCTTGTTTTTTTGAAGCCATACTTCTTAGTTCCTAAACAACTCTAACAATCTTAACACTTAATGGTACTCTTTTTATTACCAAAATTCACGGGTGAATAACTACCTATCTGAGACTTCCTAACTTTTACTTAGACGCAACTACCCCTTGTTTTTAATCAACATAACATCAACAATTTTTGAAGCTACTTCCTCCGATAAGTCTAAAGCTTTATATAAATCACCCAAAAGATCTTCTTCCTCCTGAGTAACTTCCCCATCTGCTAAAATAAGATCCGAAACCACAGCAAAAGCAGTTTCATGCAAATCACGAGGTAGGGAAGAAACAGCAGATTGAAGAAGATTACTAAATCCGTCTCTTTTTATCAAAAACAACAATCTATCAAACAACTTTCGTATCACATCAGTAGAATAACTACGAAATAACTTCATCCTATTTAGCGAAGCCATTAAACCTAATACCTCTTCATCTGAACAGTATCCATCTGCAGTAATTGAAATAAGGGCAATACCAGCTAAAGCCTCTGCAGGACTCATAACGGTCTGATTTTCATTACGCAACTGTGAAAAACGATTTCCAAACAAAGCCATAAGTGCCTCCTACAAGACGTGTTAAATTTAGAACAAAAACGGCTTTTACATCTAGCGCAAAAATTATACTAGACTTTCACCTAAGTTTCAAAATGACCATAGCAAGTTACATCATCCCGTTACATCTATCTCAAGATAGATATTTAACTCGTTTAGAGAATAATCTTGAACTTCCAAGGGACTTGTGTAGAAGTGTTTTCTGGTATGTGTTCAATCTAATTAATTTTGTTTAATAATGTTTAAGAATAAGCAACTTCTGAGGATCCCAACAAACCACAATTTGGACTGCAAGCGATCGCTTAATGTATATAGTATATAATATAAGTTATTGGCAAAAATGATAAGTAGGGAGGCACAATTATTTGTAGGATGGGTCGAGGAACGAGACCCATGCGGGCGTTGGGTTTCATACTTCAACCCAACCTACGTTTTAAAATACCAAGCAGGAGTGCAAATGTGATTAGGGGTAAGAATATTGTTCAATGGTCAAATTTATAGGAGCATTTGGTCCGGTAACTAGCCCCCGTCTTTTTGGTTTAACTTCCTGGGTATTAACTAATTTCATTGACCATGTTTTTAAAACTTTTGCCAATATCAATTTCATTTCCATTTGGGCAAAAGCTAAACCCACACAACGCCTAGAACCGCCACCAAAAGGTAGAAATTGATAAGGTGAAAATTGTTTTTCTAAAAAGCGTTCTGGTTTGAATTTTTCTGGCTCGGGATAAATATCTTCCCGATGATGAACTAAGTAAATTGAACCTAGAAGAATTGTTCCAGGTTCAAGTTGATAACCACCCAAAGAAATAGGTTCTTTAACCATTCTGGGAAAAGTTAACATTCCCACGGGATGAATCCTTAATGTTTCATTACAAACCGCAGTTAAATATGGCAATTTAAAAACAGCACTGGAATCATAATTTTCTTCTAAAGAATCCAATTCTGCCAATAACTTTTCTCTAACTTCCGGGAGTTTGTGAATCCAGTAAAAAGCCCAAGAAATAGCTGTAGCGGTAGTTTCGTGACCCGCGACTAATAACGTCATTAATTCATCTTTTAATTCTACATCAGTCATGGGTTGATTATTTTCATCTCTAGCAGACATAAGTAAATTAAGAATATCTGTCCGCTGAGGATCAAAATTTTCTCTTCTTTCTTTAATTTCCTGATAAATTAGTTGATCAGCTTGTTCTTTTTTCTGAATGTGTCGTTTCCAAATTTCCGATACCCCAAAGATCTCTTTCAATTTAGGAAGATAGAGAAAACTCACCCGCAAAGGACTGCTAGCCTGTTCTAAAAGTTCACACAGTAAATATTTAAGTTTTAATGCTCGTTCTCCTTCATAAATGCCAAAAACAGCTTCTATCATTACTTGAAGAGTGATATCTTGGGTAATATTCCTAACATTGAAAAATTGATTTTTTTCTTGTTGAGCAAAAACCTTTGTGGTAATATTTTCAATTAATTTTGAATAAGTTCTCATTCTTTCTCCATGAAAAGGAGGCATAATTAATTGACGCTCACGTTGATGTGCCTTACCACTAAGAGTAATAACAGAATTTTTGCCCAATAAATATTCAAAAATGCTATTTAACTCCCCCGGTGCTTCCAATTCTTTTTGATCATTACTTAACATCTGCTGTATGGCTTCCGGAGAATGAACAAATATCAGTGGTGGTAAATCACTTTGTAGTTTTAGAGCAAACAAATCTCCGTATTTTTTAGCACACTCTACCATATAAGGCATAGGCCTGAATATCCAGTTTAGGACTTGAATAGTAGATAATGTTTTCGGTCCTGGTAGTATTTGCATAACTTTATCCCGTTTTGACTATTAGGATTATAAGAGATGCGATCGCTTTTATTTTTAGTCTAAACTCCAGTGATAAGAAAAAATTATATTTATGAGGGGATGAGATAAGTTTTTTTGTGGTCGAAGCGATAAAAATGTGGTACTATGAGGGTTAAGTATAATCGAGTGTAAGCATCTGTAAAAAAAGTGAATAGGTTCCCATTATGAGGGTATCATGTTCAAGGTTCAATAGTCAACCCCCAGCATTGAGAAAAAAAATCGGCGCGTGGGTATATAGATATGCTCAGATAGCTCTTTATTGATCGAGCGTAAAACCCCATCCCCTTGTAGGTGGGGATGTAAGCGCGGTTGACTGTTTAAATCATTAGTATTGGGTTTTCTCAACCCAAGGTAGATTATATTTATAATTTTTTATATAATTTTTTAATTGTAGAAAAAATGCATAAACTTCTGATATTTAAAAATGAGAAGCTAGTCCGTCAAGCATTAACTCATCG is a window encoding:
- a CDS encoding TlpA family protein disulfide reductase gives rise to the protein MFQKSTSFWPGLYLLSLAIPVTLTIPSTLNVSASTGMLTSQSQTSSYTANAYIAGNVGGALAKELQGKPVVVDIYASWCPKCKNIAPTLSQLKKQYQGKAHFIVLDVTNKTKVSESEVKAKKLGLGEFLAKNKSQTGSVTIISPGNGKILAEYRNNTNLSDYTSVLNSAISQR
- a CDS encoding cytochrome c biogenesis CcdA family protein; protein product: MSEIEKVPRGKKPIYILKKSRKMLLYIALGLVALILVITLGSVISEPLERIISVAENLYQKWFEKQNTANPFVLLPLAFIGGLLASISPCILALLPVNLSYIGTLKIKSRWDAFSQAGLFVLGSVTILSLFGLVSSFAGMVIIEYRGYINIVVGLIMAVMGLWLIGVIKIYLPQIDLKLPNTGPYSVGLTFALVSSPCASPVLFAVLAAAAATGSQVLGTLTMVSYALGYTILIFLASLFTGLVKQSRNLLQHSETIIQLGSVALMLTGIYYLYTGTVWFFGG
- a CDS encoding DUF1802 family protein, which translates into the protein MSKSVLIYNALCLPDIDIEHLIQGRIISVIPQKLLMGSGQAFALFPADLNSQEVLIKCWARCQGCQIIDKTGPLDILAQLTMREPDFFRQILEKRPHFFLAHLRVYYLDTFVKVKTFPNIEQKLGKFIPLDDIYTSENQPVLDDYVFLQRQKRLENRQPPLHPQIEKLDSLLSSLMKSSPEFPVYQQLQQEIREFLGWSNVKQKGTVNSDLDWIKTISFLGDRSIELEERKSNYQAGTDFENICRRGLEFLGFRVENSYKGGVGGLDLYCSDPFPLVCECKSGKSIPDRAVEELDRIAKRHLQENYLQAVRLIIGPGGPTKQLQQSLIRSAKISKTSIIKAMTLQKLVQLKATYPGAVNLLELKEYLEPGQIDDGIDEYIEKVEKQIKIRSHLVRLVKEYLRNSGLEFAMVGNLHGVYFGTPSSVPLKLEEMHEILIELSSPLTGYLGKKRGTDWRTDQFYYLRDLIVLGDN
- a CDS encoding P-loop NTPase fold protein, whose amino-acid sequence is MTNTPSSPIESVNAAINSHNPFINAGIVKEQNIWGKGFPDVTTLNQHASKKIFEAIEFVRQTKHSQDKITSIAITAQQGVGKTHLLSRIRHQLEKEGGALFIYASANNYTDLNLVKYQFQQTLADSLSKTGSQGVMQWQEVATAMASENRENTKPAAELIKNFDKTYKKKQGTNQDLMNVLQRMVMKNRPDADPYIIRAILWTLSETQAPFAIRWLSGEELSEANAHELGLPNPSRTNQEREAEALKNIQQVLNLVSYYNSVVICFDEMDVKNNSTEDGYPTGTVIATFVKILHDTLENSDLGKGVVIITVMLPAVWKEQVNSLLDGTPHRISKFTQRKPIDLEPLNTNSILDIVAIWLNEYYTSKNLIPPHILYPFSESQLKEYGKNKPTVREALQWCANNFRVQEEQLPQDPASRFELGFTREMATDIKDYSEDSDLIAEALYFGFTTLKGQVLEQVMIEEIIDDVQPKSKNKNFIRFKIVGHENGRLVKIGLAVVQDTLFTLNACLKRLNDYETFDLTRGCLVRSYAKIEQMKKKSESYKLLNELISEKGGENVDLIDNQIRPLIAILHIYQKRENYQLTEQEIFDIIRQNKITFDNLLLREILSDPSGTMIQVSDEDIIEELFSNSDINEAEKEDDLADLFG
- a CDS encoding tellurite resistance TerB family protein gives rise to the protein MALFGNRFSQLRNENQTVMSPAEALAGIALISITADGYCSDEEVLGLMASLNRMKLFRSYSTDVIRKLFDRLLFLIKRDGFSNLLQSAVSSLPRDLHETAFAVVSDLILADGEVTQEEEDLLGDLYKALDLSEEVASKIVDVMLIKNKG
- a CDS encoding cytochrome P450, with product MQILPGPKTLSTIQVLNWIFRPMPYMVECAKKYGDLFALKLQSDLPPLIFVHSPEAIQQMLSNDQKELEAPGELNSIFEYLLGKNSVITLSGKAHQRERQLIMPPFHGERMRTYSKLIENITTKVFAQQEKNQFFNVRNITQDITLQVMIEAVFGIYEGERALKLKYLLCELLEQASSPLRVSFLYLPKLKEIFGVSEIWKRHIQKKEQADQLIYQEIKERRENFDPQRTDILNLLMSARDENNQPMTDVELKDELMTLLVAGHETTATAISWAFYWIHKLPEVREKLLAELDSLEENYDSSAVFKLPYLTAVCNETLRIHPVGMLTFPRMVKEPISLGGYQLEPGTILLGSIYLVHHREDIYPEPEKFKPERFLEKQFSPYQFLPFGGGSRRCVGLAFAQMEMKLILAKVLKTWSMKLVNTQEVKPKRRGLVTGPNAPINLTIEQYSYP